The following coding sequences are from one Paenibacillus sp. FSL R5-0912 window:
- a CDS encoding type I restriction endonuclease subunit R, with translation MKFTEESLEQAVIELFEAENYQHQSGMYIHKEMSDVLLRDDIKIYLRNRYLEDEITVNEVESIIRQMEVMPSSALYDSNKAIMKMISDGFVLKREDRSKKDLFIQLIDFETLDNNLFKIVNQLEIQGYEKRIPDGIVYVNGLPLVVLEFKSAVKENTTIKDAYTQLTVRYRRDIPELFKYNALCVISDGVNNKSGSLFAPYDFFYAWRKIEGSDLLDKEGIDSLFTMVKGLFNQKRLLDVVRHFVYFPDTSTKEEKIVPRYPQYYAANKLLESIKRNMKPHGTGKGGTYFGATGCGKSFTMLYLTRLLMRSVHFQSPTIVLITDRTDLDDQLSGQFNNAKSFIGDDLVVSVESRADLKIYLQSRKSGGVFLTTIHKFNADTDLLTERANVICISDEAHRSQINLDQKIKITKDGVEKKYGFAKHLHDSLPNATYVGFTGTPIDATMDVFGEVEDSYTMKESVYDEITVRIVYEGRAAKVNLNNIKLQEIEDYYKVCETAGANEYQIDESKRAVTQMDVILGDPKRLKLVAKDFVEHYEKRLEEGATVKGKVMFVASNRSIAYELYKQIIALRPQWAEIGECDEGVELTEKERQEIKPIEKIKMVMTRNQDDPKELYDLLGTKDYRKELDRQYKNEKSNFKIAIVVDMWLTGFDVPFLDTIYIDKPIQQHSLIQTISRVNRVYEGKENGLVVDYIGIKSNMNVALKKYGVVNGENFDGTDKAVVIVKDQLDLLARLFHKFDSSAYFKGTPLQQLHCLNRAAEFAQQTEEVEKRFMAIVKKLRSAYNLCCSSEDINQSERDHIHFYFAIKSIIHKLTVGEAPDTSQMNEKVRQMIQEALISEGIEEIFKLDKNDPNNNADIFSDEYLAKIDKIKLPNTKIKLLQKLLAKAIEEFKKTNRIQGVDFSKRLKKLIDVYNERKDFQAMQSDILDDVADQFANLFEELVRERNSFKDLGIDFEEKAFYDILKAIAEKYKFEYAHDKLLKLSQEIKKIIDDKARYTDWSHREDIKAELKVDLILTLADNGYPPVPKDEIFKEIFEQAENFKKYRVD, from the coding sequence ATGAAATTCACAGAAGAATCCTTAGAGCAAGCAGTTATAGAGTTGTTTGAAGCTGAAAACTATCAACACCAAAGTGGTATGTATATTCACAAGGAAATGAGCGATGTACTTCTTCGTGATGATATAAAAATATATTTGCGCAATCGTTATTTAGAAGATGAGATTACAGTAAATGAGGTAGAAAGCATCATTCGCCAAATGGAAGTGATGCCGTCTTCTGCCTTGTACGATAGCAACAAAGCCATTATGAAAATGATTTCAGATGGCTTTGTTTTAAAACGAGAAGACCGTAGTAAGAAAGACTTATTTATTCAATTGATCGATTTTGAAACTTTAGATAATAACCTATTTAAAATAGTCAACCAGTTAGAAATACAAGGTTATGAAAAACGCATTCCTGATGGAATTGTATATGTGAACGGTTTGCCTTTAGTAGTATTAGAGTTTAAGAGTGCCGTCAAAGAAAACACTACGATTAAAGATGCCTATACACAGCTTACAGTTCGTTATCGTAGAGATATTCCTGAACTTTTTAAATATAATGCTCTTTGTGTTATTAGTGACGGCGTAAATAACAAATCAGGTTCGCTATTTGCTCCTTATGATTTCTTTTATGCCTGGCGTAAAATTGAAGGCAGCGATTTACTGGATAAAGAAGGAATTGATTCGCTTTTTACGATGGTAAAAGGTCTGTTTAACCAAAAACGTCTGCTCGATGTAGTTCGACACTTTGTATATTTTCCAGATACAAGCACCAAAGAAGAAAAGATTGTCCCTCGCTATCCGCAATACTATGCCGCTAACAAATTGCTTGAAAGCATTAAGCGGAATATGAAACCACACGGAACTGGTAAAGGTGGTACTTATTTTGGGGCAACAGGATGTGGCAAGAGTTTTACAATGCTTTACCTCACAAGGCTTTTGATGCGTAGTGTGCATTTTCAAAGCCCAACAATTGTCCTGATAACTGACAGAACTGATCTAGATGATCAGCTTTCAGGACAATTTAACAACGCTAAGAGTTTTATTGGTGATGACTTAGTAGTAAGTGTAGAAAGTCGTGCCGATTTGAAAATCTATTTGCAAAGCAGGAAGAGTGGTGGAGTATTCTTAACTACTATTCATAAGTTTAATGCAGACACTGACTTGCTTACAGAAAGAGCAAATGTAATTTGTATTTCAGATGAAGCACATCGTTCGCAAATCAATCTCGATCAGAAAATAAAAATCACAAAAGATGGTGTAGAGAAGAAATATGGATTTGCCAAGCATTTGCACGACTCCTTACCCAATGCCACTTATGTAGGTTTCACAGGAACTCCAATTGATGCCACAATGGATGTTTTTGGTGAAGTAGAAGATTCATATACAATGAAAGAGTCGGTTTATGACGAAATCACTGTTAGGATTGTGTATGAAGGTAGAGCTGCCAAAGTGAATTTGAATAATATCAAGTTACAAGAGATTGAAGACTATTATAAAGTATGCGAAACAGCTGGCGCCAATGAGTATCAGATAGATGAAAGTAAAAGAGCTGTAACTCAAATGGATGTTATTCTGGGTGATCCTAAACGCTTGAAATTAGTGGCAAAAGATTTTGTCGAGCATTACGAGAAGCGACTTGAAGAAGGTGCAACTGTAAAAGGTAAAGTAATGTTTGTGGCTTCCAATCGTTCGATTGCTTATGAACTATATAAACAGATAATTGCCTTGCGCCCACAATGGGCAGAGATCGGGGAATGTGATGAAGGTGTAGAGCTTACAGAAAAAGAAAGACAAGAAATAAAGCCAATTGAAAAGATTAAAATGGTCATGACTCGAAACCAAGATGACCCCAAAGAGTTGTACGATTTACTGGGTACAAAAGATTATCGAAAAGAACTAGATAGGCAATATAAAAACGAAAAATCAAACTTCAAAATTGCCATTGTAGTAGATATGTGGCTTACTGGTTTTGACGTACCTTTCTTAGATACAATCTACATAGATAAACCTATTCAACAACATTCCTTAATTCAGACCATATCGCGAGTAAACCGTGTATATGAAGGGAAAGAGAATGGTTTGGTGGTAGATTATATTGGCATTAAGAGTAATATGAACGTGGCGTTAAAAAAATATGGTGTAGTAAATGGTGAAAACTTTGATGGCACTGACAAGGCTGTTGTTATTGTAAAAGACCAATTAGATTTGCTGGCGAGGCTGTTCCACAAGTTTGATAGTTCCGCTTATTTTAAGGGAACTCCATTACAACAATTACATTGCTTAAATCGAGCAGCAGAATTTGCACAGCAAACAGAGGAAGTAGAAAAGAGATTTATGGCAATTGTTAAGAAACTTCGTTCCGCATATAATTTATGTTGCTCAAGTGAAGATATTAACCAATCTGAGAGAGACCACATCCACTTCTATTTTGCTATCAAATCCATCATTCATAAATTAACCGTAGGAGAAGCCCCTGATACATCTCAGATGAATGAGAAAGTAAGACAGATGATACAGGAAGCATTGATTAGTGAAGGTATTGAGGAAATATTTAAACTCGATAAAAATGACCCTAATAATAATGCGGATATATTCAGTGATGAGTACTTGGCGAAAATTGATAAAATCAAATTACCAAACACTAAGATCAAGCTCTTACAGAAGCTATTGGCCAAAGCCATTGAGGAGTTTAAGAAAACCAATAGAATCCAAGGTGTGGATTTTTCAAAGAGATTAAAGAAACTGATCGACGTTTACAATGAAAGAAAAGACTTTCAAGCAATGCAAAGTGATATATTAGACGATGTCGCGGACCAGTTTGCAAATTTGTTTGAAGAACTTGTAAGAGAACGAAACTCATTTAAAGATCTTGGGATTGATTTTGAGGAAAAAGCTTTTTACGATATTTTGAAGGCAATTGCCGAAAAATATAAATTTGAATACGCACATGATAAACTGCTGAAACTCTCGCAAGAGATTAAAAAAATTATTGACGACAAAGCTAGATACACTGATTGGTCGCACCGTGAAGATATCAAGGCAGAATTGAAAGTGGATTTGATTTTAACACTTGCTGATAATGGATATCCACCAGTTCCAAAAGATGAAATATTTAAAGAGATTTTTGAGCAAGCAGAGAATTTTAAGAAGTATAGAGTTGATTGA
- a CDS encoding exonuclease SbcCD subunit D produces MKIFHTADWHLGKLVQGVYMTEDQQYILEQFIKDIESEQPDAIIIAGDLYDRAVPPTEAVQLLDRVLQKIILQLKIPVLAVAGNHDSPSRLDFGSTIMRASGLHIAGELTTSMEPVVLSDEHGEVHFHLIPYAEPGKVRYLLGDESIRTHNDAMQKITENIKRAMDLSARHIFVGHAFVTPGGVAQDNTSDSERPLSIGGAEHVSSEYFEGFHYTALGHLHQAHHVGNETVRYAGSPLKYSISEEHHNKGYLIVHLDQHGNTTIERKLLTPRRDMRTVEGFIADIERHVINEDYVFVRLLDEVLVSSPMERVRSVYPNAMHVERKMTIPGLIGEPLMVEGRAKMDGLSLFKAFYKDVRGTELSPETEKLFIETLQEILEKEGERYETVEVDNDGVRAV; encoded by the coding sequence ATGAAAATATTCCACACAGCAGACTGGCATCTCGGCAAGCTGGTGCAAGGCGTCTATATGACAGAGGATCAGCAATACATCCTTGAACAATTTATCAAGGATATTGAGTCAGAGCAGCCCGATGCCATCATTATCGCAGGCGATCTATACGATCGTGCGGTTCCACCTACGGAAGCGGTGCAGTTGCTTGATCGGGTGCTGCAGAAGATTATATTGCAGTTGAAAATTCCTGTACTGGCGGTGGCGGGTAATCATGACAGTCCAAGCCGTCTTGACTTCGGCAGCACCATTATGAGAGCCTCGGGGCTACATATCGCCGGAGAACTTACTACCTCCATGGAGCCCGTGGTATTGAGTGATGAGCATGGTGAAGTTCACTTCCATCTCATCCCTTATGCTGAGCCGGGGAAAGTACGTTATTTACTTGGTGATGAGAGTATTAGAACACATAATGATGCCATGCAGAAGATTACGGAGAATATTAAAAGAGCGATGGACCTGAGCGCCCGCCATATTTTTGTGGGACATGCTTTTGTAACTCCTGGTGGTGTAGCACAGGATAATACAAGTGATTCTGAGCGGCCGTTGTCAATCGGTGGGGCTGAACATGTGAGTTCCGAATATTTTGAAGGATTCCATTACACTGCATTAGGTCACTTGCACCAGGCACATCATGTTGGAAACGAAACAGTCCGGTATGCCGGCTCACCGCTTAAGTATTCGATTTCGGAAGAACATCATAACAAGGGATATTTAATTGTCCACCTAGATCAGCATGGAAACACAACGATTGAACGAAAATTGCTGACCCCACGACGTGATATGCGTACAGTCGAAGGTTTTATCGCAGATATTGAGCGGCATGTCATCAATGAGGATTATGTGTTCGTCCGCTTGCTGGATGAAGTGTTGGTGTCATCGCCAATGGAACGGGTACGCTCTGTATATCCTAACGCAATGCATGTAGAACGCAAGATGACGATCCCAGGGTTGATTGGGGAGCCACTGATGGTTGAAGGACGAGCAAAGATGGATGGACTTTCGTTGTTCAAAGCTTTTTATAAAGATGTAAGAGGAACAGAGCTATCGCCAGAAACAGAGAAGTTGTTTATCGAAACGCTGCAGGAGATCTTGGAGAAAGAAGGAGAGCGTTATGAGACCGTTGAAGTTGACAATGACGGCGTTCGGGCCGTATAA
- a CDS encoding AAA family ATPase gives MRPLKLTMTAFGPYKDTEIIDFSELKEHRLFVVSGNTGAGKTSIFDAICFALYGDASGEDRNDNKMLRSHFADDQVHTSVDLEFELKGRTYRVFRQLAHVKTGNKGATGDSYELYEISSGKAVPIVDRFIVSQVDEKIRGLIGLTKEQFSQIVMLPQGEFRKLLTSETENKEEILRRIFKTGLYKQVTDHLNEQRKDIQQICSEQAKMLEYHIGNVKGALGGREVSDLYKVFEQENYNTYQVLEALDKEIEYYTVQLKEKKLLLQSELTKFQEHTAIYHQAQAVNGQYDLLDQKSEVKQQLVAKEDVIKQQTVQLSLAEQAVHLQVYEQHNIKMTDELSRKSELLEAALIECLQAETALNTAIALYKQEEGKEELRNQSLRELDRLQGYLPTVKEIDQRQQRVMKLTIEVDTLSKQLNGSIDELEKKQRHRLSKAAQVKELEDKVLHLPAKTEKLNQLRQQAVTMKEYLGLLDKLTIEQAEERENKGSFEQADQAYSAIEERWIEGQAGLLASHLHDGELCPVCGSLDHPQKAAATGDIPTKEELERMRKEKSSFEKKYLEVKAKLTTTEQQIKEKQQQLLELGYPLEGIQSVYADLQIEGKALVEEEKQLKEENSMLTPLKQALDTLDSKLEELRKQKEHTLNLFNSKNTEYVTEKALFDQSLSSLPEDVRSLEKLEQHIKIAESNKRQLESAWKQAQSQYQEANERNIKASASRVNAENGKSEATTNKDKALQSYLGALEQAGFASEESYKAAKMSNEAQADLKSQIEMHKASLASVTKQIEELSFTLAGKERQDLAILQKLLDDLEQSIDIVRAESIQAGNNFDKGSEFKANILEAERSCQEAEREYLVVKDLYDVVRGENSSKISFERYLQIEFLDKIIHNANHRLQKMSGGQYYLVRSDRMEKRGKQSGLGFDVYDNYTGQLRDVKTLSGGEKFNASLCLALGMADVIQAYDGGVSLETMFIDEGFGSLDEESLNKAIDTLIDLQQSGRMIGVISHVQELKSAIPAILEVKKTREGYSYTNFYVI, from the coding sequence ATGAGACCGTTGAAGTTGACAATGACGGCGTTCGGGCCGTATAAGGATACAGAGATTATTGATTTCTCTGAACTTAAAGAGCATCGCTTATTTGTGGTATCAGGAAATACGGGTGCTGGGAAGACATCGATTTTTGACGCGATCTGTTTCGCTTTGTACGGAGATGCAAGTGGTGAAGATAGAAATGATAACAAGATGCTCCGGAGCCATTTCGCCGATGACCAGGTCCACACGTCAGTTGATTTGGAATTTGAGCTGAAAGGTCGGACGTACCGTGTATTTCGGCAGTTGGCCCATGTGAAGACCGGAAATAAAGGTGCGACAGGAGATAGTTATGAACTGTACGAAATTAGCAGTGGAAAGGCTGTCCCCATTGTCGATCGTTTTATCGTGTCGCAGGTAGATGAGAAAATTCGCGGACTTATTGGACTCACCAAGGAGCAGTTTAGTCAGATCGTTATGCTGCCACAGGGTGAATTCCGCAAGCTGCTCACCTCAGAGACAGAGAACAAGGAAGAGATCTTGCGCCGGATTTTTAAGACAGGGTTATATAAACAGGTCACGGACCATTTGAATGAACAACGCAAGGACATACAGCAAATTTGCTCGGAGCAAGCGAAGATGCTGGAATATCATATCGGTAATGTGAAAGGTGCTCTAGGCGGGCGTGAAGTCTCTGACTTATACAAGGTTTTTGAGCAGGAGAACTACAATACTTATCAAGTGCTTGAAGCATTGGATAAAGAGATTGAATATTATACTGTGCAACTGAAAGAAAAGAAGCTGCTGTTGCAATCTGAACTCACCAAATTCCAAGAACATACGGCTATTTATCATCAAGCACAAGCGGTGAATGGACAATATGATCTGTTAGATCAGAAATCTGAGGTGAAGCAACAGCTAGTAGCGAAAGAGGATGTTATCAAGCAGCAAACAGTGCAGCTGTCTCTGGCGGAGCAAGCGGTTCACCTTCAGGTCTATGAACAACATAATATTAAAATGACGGATGAACTAAGTCGTAAAAGCGAGTTGCTCGAAGCTGCGCTTATAGAATGCCTGCAGGCTGAAACTGCCCTCAATACGGCTATTGCTCTCTATAAGCAGGAAGAGGGAAAGGAAGAATTACGGAATCAATCTTTACGTGAACTGGATCGGCTTCAAGGATATCTCCCGACAGTAAAAGAGATTGATCAGAGACAGCAACGAGTCATGAAGCTTACGATAGAAGTCGATACCTTGTCTAAGCAGCTGAACGGCTCAATTGATGAGCTGGAGAAGAAACAGAGGCATCGACTCTCTAAGGCAGCGCAAGTTAAGGAACTGGAAGATAAGGTTCTTCATTTGCCGGCAAAGACTGAGAAGCTTAACCAGTTAAGACAGCAGGCTGTAACTATGAAAGAATATCTCGGCCTGTTAGACAAACTTACAATAGAACAAGCAGAAGAAAGAGAGAATAAAGGGTCATTTGAACAAGCGGATCAGGCGTATTCTGCAATTGAGGAACGCTGGATTGAAGGACAAGCAGGATTGCTTGCAAGTCATCTTCATGATGGTGAGTTATGTCCAGTCTGCGGAAGTCTTGATCATCCCCAAAAAGCTGCTGCCACCGGCGACATTCCTACCAAAGAAGAGCTTGAACGGATGCGTAAGGAGAAATCTTCATTTGAAAAAAAATACCTCGAAGTAAAGGCGAAGCTCACAACTACTGAACAGCAGATTAAAGAGAAGCAGCAACAGTTGCTTGAACTGGGATATCCGTTAGAAGGGATTCAGAGTGTCTATGCTGATCTGCAGATAGAGGGAAAGGCACTGGTTGAAGAGGAGAAGCAACTGAAGGAAGAGAATTCTATGTTGACTCCACTCAAGCAAGCACTAGATACACTGGACAGCAAATTGGAGGAGTTACGCAAACAAAAGGAACATACGCTAAATCTGTTCAATAGCAAAAATACAGAATATGTAACTGAGAAAGCATTATTTGATCAATCGTTATCCAGCTTGCCTGAAGATGTCCGTAGTCTCGAGAAATTGGAGCAGCATATCAAGATTGCAGAGAGTAACAAAAGGCAGCTGGAGAGTGCGTGGAAGCAAGCACAGAGTCAATACCAGGAAGCGAACGAACGGAATATAAAGGCATCAGCAAGCCGAGTCAATGCTGAGAATGGAAAAAGTGAAGCAACTACCAATAAGGACAAGGCTCTTCAAAGTTACCTCGGAGCGTTAGAACAAGCTGGGTTCGCTTCAGAAGAAAGCTATAAAGCAGCGAAGATGAGCAATGAGGCTCAGGCTGATCTGAAGAGTCAGATTGAAATGCACAAGGCCTCACTGGCATCGGTAACCAAGCAAATTGAGGAATTAAGTTTCACGCTGGCAGGCAAAGAACGTCAAGATCTTGCCATCCTGCAGAAGCTTCTAGATGATCTGGAACAATCTATTGATATCGTTCGCGCGGAGTCTATCCAAGCCGGGAATAACTTTGATAAAGGCTCGGAATTTAAGGCGAATATTCTTGAGGCTGAGCGTAGCTGCCAAGAGGCTGAACGCGAATACCTAGTCGTGAAAGATTTGTATGATGTTGTGCGCGGAGAGAATAGTAGTAAGATCTCCTTTGAACGCTATCTGCAAATTGAGTTTTTAGATAAAATTATTCACAATGCAAACCATCGGCTACAAAAGATGTCCGGAGGACAATACTATCTTGTCCGTAGCGACCGTATGGAGAAACGCGGCAAGCAAAGTGGCCTTGGATTTGATGTGTATGACAATTATACCGGTCAACTGAGGGATGTGAAGACATTATCCGGTGGAGAAAAGTTTAATGCTTCGCTGTGTCTAGCGCTTGGAATGGCAGATGTTATTCAAGCTTATGATGGCGGCGTTTCACTAGAAACCATGTTCATCGACGAGGGTTTTGGTTCACTGGACGAAGAGTCTCTGAACAAAGCCATTGATACTCTGATTGACCTGCAACAGTCCGGCCGAATGATTGGTGTGATCTCACATGTTCAGGAGCTGAAGAGCGCGATACCGGCAATCCTGGAGGTGAAGAAAACGAGGGAAGGGTATAGTTATACTAACTTTTATGTGATTTAG
- a CDS encoding UvrD-helicase domain-containing protein, translating to MTINNEQLKSGTNIRFINAVLNREFEEVERFLEIPEISRNLNAEDNGRTVLMYAAERGLEDMVEMLILRGGAEPNYINSYGKTALDYAKSKNNISVERILLQYTAVPSSDFNSKSNAAPVAGNKRLKQKSFSVSPLFQEEQRYLDGTIELINHRLNEVNNLPNAGVDRSTRRALQRHFADSSDNLKNSLQLPYFGRIDFKQETSQSNESLYIGKFSLADGNDKLRVINWSTPAGALFYSRRLGRIEDHSLGKGEVKLIRNITIRNQQIKDIHDVGEESMFDPLLVSRLQGNAKKQMQDIVETIQEEQDRIIRLPKNNPIIVQGSAGSGKTTVALHRLAYLFHNHPELLPERMIIFGPNQMFMSYIAEVLPGLGLEGVEQVSFDDWAVKRLSHTGYKMSRVNPYQAYENPQFFKWCAWRGSMLCKDKLQGLVESYTYDMAPVIGVLAETEMFRFEAGNIELRRWYFEDFKYDKPWTRHEKVLKNIKYRFDWYVKQQMRELERTNRDILPETKASLAELNRRFDDSYGQLTREWRKINEFEIYFEAFSDFKQMTSLLEGWSEDEITRICDYVKRQSEHRQFSYEDLPALLYIRNALSDGIGVIEKNSPTSAKYQYTVVDEAQDFSPFQLWLISELTVNGGLMILGDLAQAVHAYRGLDNWSQVQELFDGVCDLCMLTVSYRSTIEIIQVANAIIKPWSDGKITLSKPILRNGNKPSLHIFENSIEQVNALPSLVKQLRNVGHSKIAIITKTSKWNSDIARTLRGAGIQSKAVERPNQFHSQDSQDEDIILIDAALSKGLEFDATIVFDVSCNIYDDSEFDRKLLYVGCTRALHEMYLTCTVPSTLLNGIEGNLINPID from the coding sequence ATGACGATTAATAATGAACAATTAAAGTCAGGGACAAACATTAGATTTATTAATGCTGTTTTGAATCGTGAATTTGAGGAAGTAGAAAGATTCTTAGAAATACCCGAAATTTCGAGGAACTTGAATGCTGAGGATAATGGGAGAACCGTATTGATGTATGCTGCAGAGCGTGGGCTTGAAGACATGGTGGAGATGCTTATACTCCGTGGAGGGGCAGAACCTAACTATATCAACAGTTATGGAAAGACGGCGCTAGATTACGCCAAATCAAAGAATAATATTAGTGTAGAGCGAATTTTACTCCAATATACTGCAGTGCCTAGTAGTGATTTCAACTCAAAGTCTAATGCAGCGCCAGTAGCCGGAAATAAAAGATTGAAGCAAAAATCATTTAGCGTCTCTCCGTTGTTCCAAGAAGAACAACGGTATTTAGATGGAACTATTGAATTAATCAATCATCGGCTGAATGAGGTGAATAACCTGCCGAATGCAGGTGTTGACCGATCGACTCGTCGTGCTCTTCAACGACATTTTGCTGATAGCAGTGATAATCTAAAAAACAGCCTACAATTACCTTACTTTGGAAGGATAGATTTCAAACAAGAAACTAGCCAATCAAATGAGTCGTTATATATTGGAAAGTTTAGCCTGGCTGATGGGAACGATAAGCTACGGGTCATCAACTGGTCGACCCCAGCAGGTGCTCTCTTCTATAGCAGGAGACTAGGACGTATAGAGGATCATAGTCTGGGAAAAGGTGAAGTTAAGCTGATTCGAAATATTACAATTAGAAATCAGCAGATTAAGGATATTCATGATGTCGGTGAGGAGAGTATGTTTGATCCCTTATTAGTTTCGCGGTTACAAGGAAATGCTAAAAAGCAGATGCAGGACATCGTAGAAACCATTCAAGAAGAACAAGATCGAATTATTCGACTCCCCAAAAATAATCCAATAATTGTGCAAGGGTCGGCGGGGTCGGGAAAGACAACGGTTGCTTTGCATCGACTTGCCTACTTGTTTCATAACCATCCTGAGCTGTTGCCAGAACGGATGATTATATTTGGACCCAATCAGATGTTCATGTCTTACATCGCTGAGGTGCTGCCAGGGCTAGGGTTAGAGGGTGTTGAACAAGTGTCATTCGATGATTGGGCTGTAAAGCGTTTAAGTCATACTGGTTATAAGATGAGTCGAGTTAATCCTTATCAAGCTTATGAGAATCCTCAATTTTTTAAGTGGTGTGCTTGGCGAGGGTCTATGTTATGCAAAGATAAATTACAAGGTTTAGTCGAAAGTTATACCTATGACATGGCTCCAGTGATTGGTGTTTTAGCTGAGACAGAGATGTTTCGCTTTGAAGCTGGTAACATTGAATTGCGACGCTGGTATTTCGAGGATTTCAAGTACGATAAACCATGGACCCGTCATGAGAAAGTTTTGAAAAATATTAAGTATCGGTTTGATTGGTATGTTAAGCAGCAGATGAGAGAGTTGGAAAGAACTAATCGTGATATATTACCAGAAACGAAGGCTTCGCTTGCTGAGTTGAATCGTCGATTTGACGATTCATATGGGCAACTGACAAGAGAGTGGCGCAAAATTAATGAATTTGAAATATATTTCGAGGCTTTTTCTGATTTTAAGCAGATGACCAGTCTATTAGAAGGTTGGTCTGAAGACGAGATAACACGAATTTGTGACTATGTTAAGAGACAAAGTGAGCACAGACAATTTTCGTATGAGGATCTTCCTGCGCTTCTCTATATTCGAAATGCACTTTCTGATGGTATCGGTGTGATAGAAAAGAATAGCCCCACTTCGGCAAAATATCAATATACAGTAGTGGATGAGGCACAGGATTTTTCTCCTTTTCAACTATGGTTAATCAGTGAGTTAACAGTAAACGGGGGGTTAATGATTTTAGGTGATCTTGCTCAAGCGGTCCATGCTTATCGTGGATTAGATAACTGGTCACAGGTTCAAGAATTATTTGATGGCGTTTGTGATTTATGTATGTTAACTGTCAGTTACCGCTCGACTATTGAAATAATTCAGGTAGCAAATGCAATAATCAAACCTTGGAGTGATGGAAAAATCACACTTTCGAAGCCGATTCTACGCAATGGAAATAAGCCAAGTCTCCACATCTTTGAAAATAGTATAGAGCAAGTGAATGCATTACCCAGCTTAGTGAAACAACTTCGGAATGTGGGTCATTCAAAAATAGCTATAATTACGAAAACCAGTAAATGGAACTCTGATATTGCTAGGACTTTGAGAGGCGCTGGGATTCAGTCAAAAGCTGTAGAAAGGCCAAATCAATTTCATTCCCAAGATTCCCAAGATGAAGATATCATCCTAATCGATGCGGCCCTTTCAAAGGGCTTAGAATTTGATGCTACTATTGTATTTGATGTTTCTTGCAATATATATGATGATTCAGAATTTGATCGAAAGCTTCTTTATGTAGGTTGTACTCGTGCTCTTCATGAAATGTATCTAACCTGTACTGTGCCTTCGACTCTATTAAATGGTATAGAGGGGAACTTGATTAATCCTATTGATTGA